The window CTCCAAAAATGATCCAAACCTGGATGTGTGAACTGAACAGtgttgatccaaatttggattaaCACTATTCACTGATTCGAATTTGGATCACttactttaatataaaataatcatttttcatTTCTATATTTCCcgtttattaaatttaaaaattgtaattattaataattaaataataataggtTGTAATTAATAATTGGTAAAATAATCCAAAATGATCCATGCTAGTACAAACAATTAGCGATCCACGTGGTCAGAGAAAAAGTTATTTGTAATGAAATAAGAAACATGTTGGAAAAACGTTGAACGTGCATTTAAAATACTCAAATCATGTTTTGGGACCATCACGTTTTTAGAGTAAATCATTATTCTGCATAATATGAGAATTGAACATGAACGTGATTTATCTTCTTCAATTGAAGAACGATTCGAAAATTTCAAAACTAacgtaaaaaataaaaaataaaaaagcttATTGATCGCTCTGAAGCCCAAATTAACTGGGGGCCCATCGTTCATTGTTATGTATTGATCCGCCCCAGACCCAAGACAAATACAAGTGATAGTATTATTCTAGGATTTCTCAGGCTACCGATTTTGTGTTTATTAGCTTTCGTTTCTGCCTCCGCCCCTACACACTCAGCAGCTCTCAAGATGGTTAGTTTTCTTACAATTTCATGTATACAATCATTAATTAATGTATAAATCTATGTTTGCATATGTTGtcgatttgttttttttttttttaggctACATATGTTAATTTTTGAGTATAAAAATTGATAGACTCTGTCGAACGACATCGATTTGTTGCACCCACCCGCTGACGTTGAGAAGAGGAAGCATAAGCTTAAGCGTCTCGTTCAGACCCCCAATTCTTTCTTCATGGTACTCTTTTCTACGttgtttttattttcgattgtGTGTATGAATGTGTGTATGTCTTTCTGATGTCTGATCATTTGTTTTTGATTTGTTCTGTCAAGGATGTGAAATGCCAAGGCTGCTTTAACACGTAAGTCGAAACCACACTGTGATTATTGTTTATATGTGTATCGTGTTTGGGTaatatttactccctccgtttcataatacatgtccacttttgaacaaattacacatattaagaaaaattaactTTTGTAGAAAATTTTCATCtattattgtatttattgcATTGACCAAGTATAATAGGTGACATAtatttgatctaggaaatactccctccatcccaaattagatgaactaATTGATTTTGGGCGCgtaacttagggtgcattgaccgtctagttccgaaatttatttttctaatttttcttttgtaaatgaaaatttcatatttaaatttttattcgcaaaaataaaattttaaaaataagtaatatagCTATGTGGTCAATGGATTTTAAAGTGCGTGcccgaagtcaacgagctcatctaatttgggatggagggagtataatttagtAAGGTGTGGTATAAAACTATCttgaaaatacaaatattaactacactccattgaaagttgaaatggacaagtaatttgaaacaattttttgttctcaatagtggacatgtaatatgaaacagagggagtatttgtttaattttagcTTAGTGGTGTGAAATTGTGAGTGGGTTGTGTTTGAGCTAAACAGTGGTTGATATAATTTGTTGTAATCGCAGCACCACTGTGTTTAGTCACTCTCAGACTGTCGTGGTGTGTGGGAATTGCCAGACAGTATTATGCCAGCCAACTGGTGGTCGGGCAAGGCTTACCAAATCTTCTTTTAGGAGAAAGAGTGATTGAGGTGATCTGAATCGGTCAGTTGGTTTGGAGATGATAACTAGAACTACTTTGGACTTGCGTATCTTTGATATGTTAGTATGAATTCGTGTTGaagtttttaatgaaaattttattagtaCGATGTACTCGATACTTGTAGTTGAATCAATTGTGTTTGGTGGCTGACAGTTCATTATTGTGGAATTTTGCTGCGATTGCAGGTATAATTATTTCCCCTTAATCGATTATTTTGTTCATTACTATATTTATAACATGAGACAGAATTCAAATCATTTGTACAAATGTACAATGATCTCTAGTTGATTTAGATATTTCCCAGGATCCATGTTGTCTATAATTTGGTGTAGCCCATAATATGCTAAAAGTCTGATCTTGTATAGGGGTGCTCGGAAGTTGTCTGAAAAATTGCAGTTGCTActaaaaattgttaattactATTAATATGGTGTTTTTGCTTTATGCTGCTGCAGGAAAAGTATCATTAAAGCCTTATAATTTCATAATGTAAGTTGTGTTTTATATGCTCTCATATAAAGCCTTGTAATTTTGATTTCTGACATGAATAAAAGTAACTTTTTAGCAGTTCAAGTGATATATATAGGGATTGAAGCGAGCTTACCTTAAAACTATGATGTACTTGTGTCGAGGGCAGGTCGGATACTTGTGTCCATTTGTTGTTGTTTATTTTGTTAGTACAGACTACAGAGTGTGTATTGTAGATCGATTGTTGCTAATTGTGAATTCAGCATGTGATGAAATTTGTCATTTGAGTTGCCAATAGAGTGATCTTAATGTAATGAAGTGCTATTTTTCATCTCAGACTTCTAAAATATTTGGTAGTTGAATGTAATTCTCCCCGGAAATGTGTTTATATCAACAATCACATGTACATTTGATGCAACTCCTAGTTATATAGTAAAGTAATCTGCATAGGAAAAAACGAAGACCTGCTGAAAGTGAGAACCCTCCAGACAAGATTACGTAGTTTTTCACTAACTTATTTCCAGTATAAAAAGTTATGATTTTTGAATAGTAGCAGACTTCTGAAATGAAGACTTCATGGCAGGcataatataaatttagtttAGAGAGGATTATTGTAGAGTCGTATGTGGTTGTGTGTCCTTCTATCTGGAATATTAATGAATCTAGTTTCACAGAGTCCTTGACAGTTTATTTTATCTGGTTTAAAATGTTTGGTGAACTTCAATGATATGATATCgagtaaattataattattatagtgTTTTTACAGTTTAAATGTAGTATAAGTCGGGCATTTTCtttatatatcttttaataATCCCTGAATGAATTGCTCTTATGAAATCTGGACCAAGTAGGATAAAATGCGAATATTTATGGACTTTAGAGATTTCCTTATGGGCCAATTAAATGGAATTGGTTTATGTAGCTTTTTAAGGGATTTTAGTTAGTGAGTTTTTTGCTTAACTGAGTACAAACATTGAGAGGGTAAATGTTTATATTTGTTTCCATTTACTTTAAACTATTCATCAAGATTGTATAATATTTGGCCCAGGAAGACAATGGTGAATAGAGTTGCTTTAGCATTCCGTTCCTTTTGGTTTTTTGTCCAGTGATTGTTTGAGTCTGCAACTTGCAGTTCTGAATTGTTTTTTGCTCTGCGTAGCTTCAAGGGATTTTGCTTTGCTTACAATTGTTAAATTTCTTGGTGAGGACTGAGGAGTAAGTATAACAAGGACTCTGATATTGCCAGCCACCACCCCCACCCACCACCACGGCTTATACATTGTTTGTATCCCCCCctaattttgttttcaatatttttttcccACTTCCATCCTGTTTTCTAATCTGAAATCATGTAAAGTGTGGCAGAAGGTATGGGTTTGCCAGACTTTCATGCATACGTAATTGACAGTTTCCGAAAGAAGGAACAAAGAAGAAATGAACTTCTGCCTGACAAACTTCCTTAATGCTTCCTTTGTTTTTGCATCCCAATTTAAACTATAACCAGATCTTTTAATATGAAACACTGCCGAGGCAAAAGTATATAGAGATTATGATGGATGAAGGTCTGGAGAAACGGTACAGGTTCATCACAGAGGCACAACTCGCAAGCCTATATTGAAGCACACACATTTTACATTAAGTTTAGAACATCGCAAGCTAGACGAGCTTCAAGTAACATACCAAGTTATAGGCTTTGTCAGAAATGAAATTGAAACCTAGTACCATGAATGCGTGATTATCAAGTTGCCAGATTCACAGTACTTGGAACTTGGAAGCCAGCTCTAGTAGTTTAGTGCACCACAATTCAGGACTCAGAACTTTACTAGTTCAACTATAAAACAGGTTTAGCTTAGAAGATCTTACACTTCCACATTAATAACTGGTGTGTATAAGATCTTTTGTTAACTGCATAACTTGCATAAACCCCTTAAGGCTGTTTAACCCTATGATCAGAAGAACTAAgcgttataatttattttgatatttcatAGAGGTCCTGTAAATAATTTCTTTAATCTGAATTATGATACAGGCAATATCCTTGCTATCTCTTCGAGTCCTTGTATTTTATACAAAGGGCTTCAAGCCTATGTCATAGGTAGTTCATGAAGCAGGCTTGCTTGCATGTCTGAATTATAAATTCATTGTTCTTGGACTTTCAGCAGGTTTTGCACAAACAAATGGACTGCAGAGGAACAGATATGATTGATTATgtggaagaaaaataattttcttagtTAGTGATGTGGGAAATTGAGAA of the Daucus carota subsp. sativus chromosome 4, DH1 v3.0, whole genome shotgun sequence genome contains:
- the LOC108216771 gene encoding small ribosomal subunit protein eS27y; amino-acid sequence: MTLSNDIDLLHPPADVEKRKHKLKRLVQTPNSFFMDVKCQGCFNTTTVFSHSQTVVVCGNCQTVLCQPTGGRARLTKSSFRRKSD